From Ruminococcus sp. HUN007, a single genomic window includes:
- a CDS encoding ABC transporter ATP-binding protein codes for MKMELLKIDHIEKYYGSKSVLTKAIDDISLTVNEGEFVAIMGASGSGKTTLLNCISTIDRVTSGHIFLENTDITTIKGKELNRFRREKLGFIFQDFNLLDTLTAYENIALALSIQKKPAAEIDKAIKKVADQLGITEVLQKYPYQMSGGQKQRVASARAIVTDPKLILADEPTGALDSKSAKLLLERFRYLNTECGATIMMVTHDSFTASYAGRVIFIKDGKIFNEISRGSDSRKQFFDKIIDVVTLLGGDMSDAL; via the coding sequence ATGAAAATGGAATTACTGAAAATAGATCACATTGAAAAATACTACGGAAGCAAGTCGGTTCTCACAAAGGCTATAGACGACATATCACTTACAGTAAACGAAGGCGAATTCGTAGCAATAATGGGTGCTTCCGGAAGCGGAAAGACAACACTTCTCAACTGCATTTCGACCATAGACCGTGTAACTTCAGGACACATCTTCCTCGAAAACACAGACATTACAACAATTAAGGGCAAGGAACTCAACCGTTTCCGCCGCGAAAAGCTTGGATTTATCTTTCAGGATTTCAACCTTCTCGACACCCTTACAGCATATGAAAACATAGCACTGGCTCTTTCAATTCAGAAAAAGCCTGCTGCTGAAATAGATAAAGCCATTAAAAAGGTTGCCGATCAGCTCGGCATTACCGAAGTGCTTCAGAAATACCCTTACCAGATGTCCGGCGGACAGAAGCAGCGTGTTGCTTCCGCCCGTGCGATAGTGACCGACCCGAAGCTCATCCTTGCCGATGAACCTACCGGTGCACTCGATTCAAAGTCTGCAAAGCTCCTGCTTGAACGCTTCCGCTATCTCAACACGGAATGCGGTGCAACTATTATGATGGTAACACACGACAGCTTCACAGCAAGCTATGCCGGACGCGTTATCTTCATCAAGGACGGAAAGATCTTCAACGAGATAAGCCGCGGTTCCGACAGCAGAAAGCAGTTCTTCGACAAGATAATCGATGTGGTTACTCTTCTGGGAGGTGACATGAGCGATGCTCTTTAA